In Pseudomonas nunensis, a single window of DNA contains:
- a CDS encoding branched-chain amino acid aminotransferase: MGNESINWDKLGFDYIKTDKRYLSYWRNGEWDAGTLTEDNVLHISEGSTALHYGQQCFEGMKAYRCKDGSINLFRPDQNALRMQRSCARLLMPFVETEQFIEACKAVVRANERFIPPYGTGGALYLRPFVIGVGDNIGVRTAPEFIFSIFCIPVGAYFKGGLTPHNFLISSYDRAAPQGTGAAKVGGNYAASLMPGSQAKKAHFADCIYLDPMTHTKIEEVGSANFFGITHDNKFVTPNSPSVLPGITRLSLIELAKSRLGLEVVEGDVLIDKLSDFKEAGACGTAAVITPIGGISYNDHLHVFHSETEVGPVTQKLYKELTGVQTGDIEAPAGWIVKV, translated from the coding sequence ATGGGTAACGAAAGCATCAACTGGGACAAGCTGGGTTTTGACTACATCAAGACCGACAAACGCTATCTGTCGTACTGGCGCAATGGCGAGTGGGACGCAGGCACCCTGACCGAAGATAACGTGCTGCACATCAGCGAAGGCTCGACTGCCCTTCACTATGGCCAGCAGTGCTTCGAAGGCATGAAGGCCTATCGTTGCAAGGACGGCTCGATCAACCTGTTCCGCCCGGACCAGAACGCCCTGCGCATGCAGCGCAGCTGTGCACGCCTGCTGATGCCGTTCGTCGAAACCGAGCAGTTCATCGAAGCCTGCAAAGCCGTGGTTCGCGCCAACGAGCGTTTCATTCCGCCTTACGGCACCGGCGGCGCGCTGTACCTGCGTCCGTTCGTGATCGGCGTGGGTGACAACATCGGCGTGCGTACCGCCCCCGAGTTCATCTTCTCGATTTTCTGCATTCCGGTCGGCGCCTACTTCAAGGGTGGCCTGACCCCGCACAACTTCCTGATCTCCAGCTATGACCGCGCAGCCCCACAAGGCACCGGCGCGGCCAAGGTCGGTGGCAACTACGCCGCCAGCCTGATGCCTGGCTCCCAGGCCAAGAAGGCGCACTTTGCCGACTGCATCTACCTGGACCCGATGACCCACACCAAAATCGAGGAAGTCGGCTCGGCCAACTTCTTCGGGATCACTCACGACAACAAGTTCGTCACCCCGAACTCGCCGTCGGTACTGCCGGGCATCACCCGTCTGTCGTTGATCGAGCTGGCTAAATCGCGTCTGGGCCTGGAAGTGGTCGAAGGCGACGTGTTGATCGACAAGCTGTCGGACTTCAAGGAAGCCGGCGCTTGCGGTACGGCTGCCGTGATCACCCCGATCGGCGGCATCAGCTACAACGACCACCTGCACGTGTTCCACAGCGAAACCGAAGTCGGCCCGGTCACCCAGAAGCTCTACAAAGAGCTGACCGGTGTACAAACCGGCGACATCGAAGCGCCAGCGGGCTGGATCGTCAAGGTTTGA
- a CDS encoding TIGR03915 family putative DNA repair protein: protein MINLDCDDLFETWRQQARWLLSHEVDPSLVSWASEGVTDLFASDDAPPEGNGPFQARIPLALLGILESAARYRGDQRWSLLYEVLWRVSHGDRTAMLAGDKLGSELQRRIKQVQREAHHLHAFVRFVERPQASEGPQYVAWHEPAHDILHSASEHFVARMGRHRWLIATPRDGVYYDGQQLIHQRQCPIEWQRLAQNVDDPHGDMWLTYYSHIFNPARLNPKVMQGHLPARFWKNLPEGALIPGLITQARTGKQQDGQASGIKGRGGKRIALGENRHGSA, encoded by the coding sequence ATGATCAATCTGGATTGCGACGACCTGTTCGAGACCTGGCGTCAGCAGGCCCGTTGGCTGCTCAGTCATGAGGTCGATCCGAGTCTGGTCAGTTGGGCGTCGGAGGGTGTCACTGATCTGTTCGCCAGCGATGATGCGCCGCCCGAGGGCAATGGTCCGTTTCAGGCGCGAATCCCGCTGGCGTTGCTGGGTATTCTTGAAAGCGCCGCACGCTATCGCGGCGATCAACGTTGGAGTTTGCTGTATGAGGTGTTGTGGCGGGTCAGTCATGGCGACCGCACGGCGATGCTGGCCGGCGATAAGCTCGGCAGCGAACTGCAACGGCGAATCAAGCAAGTGCAGCGCGAAGCCCATCACCTGCATGCGTTCGTGCGTTTTGTCGAGCGGCCTCAAGCCAGCGAAGGCCCGCAATATGTCGCGTGGCATGAGCCGGCGCACGACATCCTGCACAGCGCCAGCGAGCATTTTGTCGCCCGAATGGGCCGCCACCGCTGGCTGATCGCCACGCCTCGCGACGGGGTCTACTACGATGGCCAACAGTTGATTCACCAACGCCAATGCCCGATTGAATGGCAACGGCTGGCGCAGAACGTTGACGATCCTCACGGTGATATGTGGCTGACCTACTACAGCCACATCTTCAACCCGGCGCGGCTGAATCCGAAGGTGATGCAGGGGCATCTGCCGGCGAGGTTCTGGAAGAATTTGCCTGAGGGGGCGTTGATTCCGGGGTTGATTACTCAGGCGCGTACCGGGAAACAGCAGGATGGGCAGGCCAGTGGGATCAAGGGAAGGGGCGGTAAGCGGATTGCGCTGGGAGAAAACAGACACGGTTCTGCGTGA
- a CDS encoding putative DNA modification/repair radical SAM protein, protein MELIDKLSILADAAKYDASCASSGAPKRSSEGKSGLGSTDGMGICHSYTPDGRCVSLLKILLTNFCLYDCQYCVNRRSSDVPRARFTPEEVVTLTMDFYRRNCVSGLFLSSGIIRSADYTMEQLIRVAKLLREDHEFRGYIHLKTIPEADPALIEEAGRYADRLSVNIELPTDASLQTLAPEKQLGSIKQAMQTIYTGEQTVLNEPRAPKFAPAGQSTQMIVGADDTDDSTILHSAQALYGNYRLRRVYYSAFSPIPNSPKSVPLAAPPLMREHRLYQADFLLRSYGFTAGELFKGPGHLALDIDPKLAWALENREVFPLDLNRAAASLIARIPGIGLRTTERLVELRQQRHIRYEDLARMRCVLAKAKPFIITSDYHPQQAEVTSHLLYQQLRDRPQPQQMGLWG, encoded by the coding sequence ATGGAACTCATCGACAAGCTCAGCATTCTCGCCGACGCGGCCAAGTACGACGCGTCCTGCGCCAGCAGCGGGGCGCCCAAGCGCAGTTCCGAGGGCAAGAGCGGCTTGGGCTCCACCGATGGCATGGGCATTTGCCACAGCTACACGCCGGACGGGCGTTGTGTCTCGCTGCTGAAAATCCTGCTGACCAATTTCTGTCTCTACGATTGCCAGTATTGCGTCAACCGCCGTTCCAGCGATGTGCCCCGGGCGCGCTTCACGCCTGAAGAAGTGGTCACGCTGACCATGGATTTCTACCGGCGCAACTGCGTCAGCGGCTTGTTTTTAAGTTCCGGGATCATCCGCTCGGCGGACTACACCATGGAGCAGTTGATCCGCGTGGCCAAGTTGCTGCGCGAAGACCACGAGTTCCGGGGCTACATCCACCTCAAGACCATCCCCGAAGCTGATCCGGCGCTGATCGAGGAAGCGGGGCGCTATGCCGACCGGCTGAGCGTCAACATCGAACTGCCCACCGACGCCAGCCTGCAAACCCTGGCCCCGGAAAAGCAATTGGGCTCGATCAAACAAGCGATGCAAACCATCTACACCGGCGAACAAACCGTGCTCAACGAACCTAGGGCGCCGAAATTCGCCCCAGCGGGACAGAGCACGCAGATGATCGTCGGCGCCGATGACACCGACGACAGCACCATTTTGCATAGCGCCCAGGCGCTGTATGGCAACTACCGTCTGCGTCGGGTGTATTACTCGGCGTTCAGCCCGATCCCCAACAGTCCGAAAAGCGTGCCGCTCGCCGCGCCGCCGCTGATGCGCGAACACCGCTTGTATCAGGCCGATTTTCTGTTGCGCAGCTACGGATTCACTGCTGGCGAGTTGTTCAAGGGGCCCGGGCACCTGGCGCTGGACATTGACCCGAAACTGGCCTGGGCATTGGAGAATCGGGAGGTGTTTCCACTGGATCTCAACCGCGCAGCGGCGTCATTGATTGCGCGCATTCCCGGGATTGGCCTGCGCACCACCGAACGGCTGGTGGAACTGCGCCAGCAACGGCACATTCGCTACGAAGACCTGGCACGCATGCGCTGCGTATTGGCCAAGGCCAAGCCATTCATCATTACCAGCGATTACCACCCGCAGCAGGCCGAAGTCACCAGTCACTTGCTGTATCAACAACTGCGTGACCGGCCGCAGCCGCAACAGATGGGATTATGGGGATGA
- a CDS encoding ArsR/SmtB family transcription factor gives MNVEQHDIGVSQVAAAIAEPARTKILCSLMDGHARTSTELATIAEVSASTASAHLAKLKELALLRLHVQGRHRYYSLADKRVAQALEALMVIGQNAAPTFNPRTPDRLQFARTCYDHMAGTLAVLLHDRMIEAGWVLETDEQVYQLSDSGEAFFEGLGIEVKDLSTKRRRFACPCLDWSVRRPHLGGSLGAALLQVAIKRKWVTQDLDSRALALTAVGRKEMGARFELVLPTDLSYARKSQTYSTTRTASTR, from the coding sequence ATGAACGTTGAACAACACGACATCGGCGTCTCTCAAGTGGCAGCTGCGATTGCGGAGCCGGCCCGGACGAAAATCCTCTGTTCGCTAATGGACGGCCACGCCCGCACCAGCACCGAGCTGGCGACCATTGCAGAGGTCAGTGCCTCCACGGCCAGCGCGCACCTGGCCAAACTCAAGGAACTGGCACTGTTGCGGCTGCACGTTCAGGGCCGCCATCGTTATTACAGCCTCGCTGACAAACGGGTGGCTCAGGCGCTGGAAGCCTTGATGGTGATTGGCCAGAACGCCGCGCCGACCTTCAACCCGCGCACGCCGGATCGCCTGCAATTCGCCCGCACCTGCTACGACCATATGGCCGGCACCTTGGCGGTGTTGCTGCACGACCGGATGATTGAGGCGGGGTGGGTGCTGGAAACCGACGAGCAGGTTTATCAACTGAGCGACAGCGGCGAAGCGTTTTTCGAAGGGTTGGGTATCGAGGTCAAGGATTTGAGCACGAAGCGTCGCCGCTTCGCCTGCCCGTGCCTGGACTGGAGCGTGCGCCGGCCGCATCTGGGCGGCTCGCTGGGGGCGGCGTTGTTGCAGGTGGCGATCAAGCGTAAATGGGTGACCCAGGACCTGGACAGTCGGGCATTGGCGTTGACGGCGGTGGGGCGCAAGGAGATGGGCGCGCGGTTTGAGCTGGTGCTGCCCACCGATCTTTCCTACGCCCGGAAATCCCAGACATACTCGACCACCCGCACCGCCAGCACCAGGTAG
- a CDS encoding cytochrome P450, with protein MDPIIAATHADPYPYYAQLRAEGGLVFHQGLKLWVASSAATVAAVLAHPDCHVRPSTEPVPKSIADGLAGEVFGRLMRMNEGERQHCPRSAIEPGLALIDVKEVQALVSARLITADAEGLSKAMFRGPVGVVAALLGFSPAQARFVSELTADFVACLSPLSSPVQLDAAHGAAEQLRGYFIELLEDPDAQSSLLNGIKQRFTYSDNEMLIANLIGLCSQTYEATAGLIGNALVALIRNPSLQRDLPFTDDLIAETQRFDPSVQNTRRFVAASCEIDGVRLEPGDTILVLLASANRDPLLNDNPDAFILDRPNRRSFTFGSGRHQCPGQTLALSIASATLTQILAIKPKLDGLTWHYRPSLNGRIALFSEAQS; from the coding sequence ATGGACCCGATCATCGCTGCGACTCATGCCGATCCTTATCCCTATTACGCACAACTACGCGCCGAGGGCGGACTGGTTTTTCATCAAGGACTGAAACTGTGGGTGGCCAGCAGTGCCGCGACCGTGGCGGCGGTGCTGGCGCATCCGGATTGCCACGTGCGTCCGTCAACTGAACCGGTGCCCAAGTCGATTGCTGACGGGTTGGCTGGCGAGGTGTTTGGCCGGTTGATGCGCATGAACGAGGGTGAACGGCAGCATTGCCCTCGGTCGGCGATTGAGCCGGGGCTTGCATTGATTGATGTGAAGGAAGTGCAGGCGTTGGTCAGTGCGCGTTTGATCACTGCGGATGCGGAGGGTTTGTCCAAAGCGATGTTTCGCGGTCCGGTCGGCGTGGTGGCAGCGTTGTTGGGGTTCTCACCCGCCCAGGCACGATTTGTCAGCGAGTTGACCGCCGATTTCGTGGCTTGCCTGTCGCCGTTGAGCAGCCCCGTTCAACTGGACGCTGCCCACGGAGCGGCTGAACAGTTGCGGGGGTATTTCATCGAATTGCTGGAGGATCCGGATGCGCAGAGTTCGCTGTTGAACGGCATCAAGCAGCGATTCACGTATTCGGATAATGAAATGCTGATCGCCAACCTGATCGGGCTGTGTTCGCAAACCTATGAAGCCACGGCCGGGTTGATCGGCAACGCATTGGTGGCGTTGATTCGAAACCCGTCATTGCAACGCGACTTACCCTTCACCGACGACCTGATCGCAGAAACCCAGCGCTTCGATCCATCGGTTCAAAACACCCGCCGCTTCGTCGCCGCGTCTTGTGAAATCGACGGCGTGCGCCTGGAGCCCGGCGATACAATCCTGGTGCTGCTGGCCTCGGCCAACCGCGATCCGCTGCTGAACGACAACCCCGACGCGTTCATCCTCGACCGTCCGAATCGTCGCAGCTTCACCTTCGGCAGCGGCCGCCATCAATGTCCCGGGCAGACGCTGGCCTTGAGCATCGCCAGCGCAACGTTGACGCAGATACTGGCGATAAAACCCAAGCTGGACGGTTTGACCTGGCACTACCGCCCTTCCCTGAATGGTCGGATTGCGCTTTTCAGCGAGGCCCAATCTTGA
- the dmeF gene encoding CDF family Co(II)/Ni(II) efflux transporter DmeF: MTLTPQVASFTHNHMFLGASHDENGRRTLWVVALTFVMMIGEIAAGYMTGSMALLADGFHMATHAVALGIAAAAYGFARRHASNARFSFGTGKVGDLAGFASAMVLGLVSLGIAGESILRLFQPTTVAFTEATIIAVVGLAVNIVSAFLLAGHHGPHGHDHGHDHGHHHDNNLRSAYIHVLADALTSILAIAALLAGRYLGWVWLDPVMGIVGAVVIAKWAYGLMRDSAAVLLDTTDEHVAGEIRELLESSGDVTISDLHVWQVGPEARAAIVSVVTAASVSADAIRERLSSVHELSHLTVEHRIA, encoded by the coding sequence ATGACGCTGACACCTCAGGTTGCATCCTTCACGCATAACCACATGTTTCTCGGCGCTTCCCATGATGAAAATGGCCGCCGCACGTTGTGGGTGGTGGCGCTGACGTTTGTGATGATGATTGGAGAGATCGCCGCCGGTTACATGACGGGTTCCATGGCGCTGCTGGCAGACGGTTTTCACATGGCGACCCATGCCGTGGCCCTTGGCATCGCGGCGGCGGCCTATGGGTTTGCCCGGCGCCACGCCAGTAATGCGCGATTCAGCTTTGGCACGGGCAAGGTCGGTGATCTGGCCGGTTTTGCCTCGGCAATGGTGCTGGGGCTGGTGTCGCTCGGGATCGCTGGCGAGTCGATTCTGCGGCTGTTTCAACCGACCACCGTGGCCTTCACTGAAGCGACGATTATTGCGGTGGTGGGGCTGGCGGTGAACATCGTCAGTGCATTCCTGCTGGCGGGACATCATGGGCCTCACGGTCATGATCACGGCCACGACCATGGACACCATCACGACAACAATCTGCGTTCTGCCTACATCCACGTCCTGGCCGATGCCCTGACCTCGATCCTGGCCATCGCCGCATTGTTGGCCGGCCGCTATCTGGGCTGGGTCTGGCTTGATCCGGTAATGGGCATTGTCGGCGCCGTTGTCATCGCGAAATGGGCCTATGGCCTGATGCGCGACAGCGCCGCCGTGCTGCTCGATACCACCGATGAACACGTGGCTGGGGAAATTCGCGAATTGCTGGAATCGTCCGGGGACGTGACCATCAGCGACCTGCACGTCTGGCAGGTCGGTCCCGAGGCGCGAGCAGCGATTGTCAGTGTGGTGACGGCGGCCAGTGTCAGCGCCGACGCCATTCGCGAACGCCTGTCTTCAGTTCACGAGTTGTCTCACCTGACGGTGGAACACCGCATTGCGTAA
- a CDS encoding metal/formaldehyde-sensitive transcriptional repressor, translated as MSHIHEHKDDLLNRVRRIAGQVQAVEKALESDADCAKTLHLVAAIRGAVNGLMDQFIDAHAREHVAHPDLSNEQRAQGVEELLQAIRRYSK; from the coding sequence ATGTCGCATATTCACGAACACAAAGACGATCTGCTCAACCGCGTCCGACGCATCGCCGGGCAGGTGCAAGCGGTGGAGAAGGCGCTGGAATCCGACGCTGACTGTGCCAAGACCCTCCACCTGGTCGCGGCGATCCGTGGCGCGGTCAACGGTTTGATGGATCAGTTCATCGACGCCCACGCCCGTGAGCACGTGGCCCATCCCGATCTCAGCAACGAACAGCGCGCCCAAGGCGTGGAAGAGTTGCTGCAAGCCATCCGCCGTTACTCGAAATAG
- a CDS encoding FKBP-type peptidyl-prolyl cis-trans isomerase, with protein sequence MNDELQVIDLEPGDGKAAVKGALITTQYRGWLEDGTEFDSSYSRGKPFQCVIGTGRVIKGWDQGIMGMQVGGKRKLLVPAHLAYAERTMGAIPPNSNLVFEIELLEVLTRDD encoded by the coding sequence ATGAATGATGAGCTTCAGGTAATCGACCTTGAACCGGGTGATGGCAAAGCAGCGGTCAAAGGCGCGCTGATCACCACGCAATATCGTGGGTGGCTGGAAGACGGTACCGAGTTCGATTCTTCCTACAGCCGAGGCAAACCTTTTCAGTGTGTGATCGGGACTGGGCGGGTGATCAAGGGCTGGGACCAGGGAATTATGGGCATGCAAGTGGGCGGTAAGCGCAAGCTGCTGGTGCCGGCGCATTTGGCGTATGCCGAACGCACGATGGGCGCGATTCCGCCGAATTCGAATCTGGTTTTCGAGATTGAATTGCTGGAAGTGCTGACGCGGGATGATTGA
- a CDS encoding sensor domain-containing diguanylate cyclase, whose product MSFLWISAAIGSVMLALLVALLWRQYSLQQQLTECRALIASLSKGQNIHLDGDAERFKRSQYFARIGTWDWDVDTDKLYWSEAIYGMFGFKIGEVTPSYTLFCSCVHPDDRVKVRAGELRCLETGENHDEEYRVVWPDGTIRWLRETGNVVKNDHDTTIKMMGVVRDITEEKASASYLQHLAHYDPLTGLPNRIVLEERLSEALEQARISATRVALVFVDLNGFKAINDHYGHAAGDRVLVTTATRLKKILRATDTVARIGGDEFVVILQGLPTGINLQDEARSICQNIFIELSPPVTIGNDQRHIGTSLGVAVFPDHAPSMDRLIHIADLAMYEAKRSGNNQYRLGAISPARAHSE is encoded by the coding sequence ATGAGTTTCCTCTGGATCAGCGCTGCCATTGGCTCAGTGATGCTTGCCCTGCTGGTCGCGTTGCTCTGGCGCCAGTATTCCCTGCAACAGCAGTTGACCGAATGCCGTGCCTTGATTGCCAGCCTGTCCAAAGGACAAAACATTCACCTGGACGGTGACGCTGAACGCTTCAAGCGCAGCCAGTACTTCGCGCGTATCGGCACGTGGGACTGGGACGTGGACACCGACAAGCTCTACTGGTCGGAGGCGATCTACGGCATGTTCGGGTTCAAGATTGGCGAAGTCACGCCCTCCTACACCTTGTTCTGCTCCTGCGTGCACCCGGACGACCGGGTCAAGGTCCGTGCCGGTGAATTACGTTGCCTGGAAACCGGCGAGAACCATGACGAGGAATACCGTGTGGTCTGGCCGGACGGCACCATCCGTTGGCTGCGCGAAACCGGCAATGTGGTGAAGAACGATCACGACACCACGATCAAAATGATGGGCGTGGTGCGCGACATCACCGAAGAAAAAGCCTCGGCCAGTTACCTGCAACACCTGGCCCACTACGACCCGCTGACCGGCCTACCCAATCGCATTGTCCTGGAAGAACGCTTGTCCGAAGCACTTGAGCAGGCGCGGATTAGCGCAACACGGGTGGCGCTGGTGTTTGTCGACCTCAATGGATTCAAGGCCATCAATGACCATTACGGTCATGCGGCGGGCGATCGGGTGTTGGTTACCACAGCCACACGGCTGAAAAAAATCCTGCGCGCAACCGACACTGTCGCCCGGATTGGCGGCGACGAATTCGTGGTCATCCTGCAAGGCTTGCCCACAGGCATCAACTTGCAGGACGAAGCGCGCAGCATCTGTCAGAACATTTTCATCGAGCTTTCACCGCCGGTAACGATCGGCAACGATCAGCGGCACATCGGCACCAGTCTTGGGGTCGCGGTGTTCCCGGATCATGCGCCGAGCATGGATCGGCTGATTCATATTGCGGATCTGGCGATGTATGAGGCGAAGCGCAGTGGGAATAATCAGTATCGGTTGGGGGCTATCAGCCCGGCGCGTGCTCATAGTGAATAA
- a CDS encoding RcnB family protein, giving the protein MNSKTLIASLALVAGIATISPIVQAADPPQKTVQPGVNNSRSLVKGDRAPDMYQRSEKAVKNWKAKGLKAPSADAQWVQINDKYMMVKITNGTIVDVTPVER; this is encoded by the coding sequence ATGAACAGCAAAACCCTTATCGCCAGCCTCGCCCTTGTCGCCGGCATCGCCACTATCAGCCCCATCGTCCAGGCCGCAGATCCACCCCAGAAAACCGTCCAGCCCGGCGTCAACAATTCCCGCAGCCTGGTGAAAGGCGACCGCGCACCGGACATGTATCAACGCAGCGAAAAAGCCGTGAAGAACTGGAAGGCCAAAGGCCTGAAGGCGCCGTCGGCTGATGCGCAGTGGGTGCAGATCAATGACAAGTACATGATGGTGAAGATCACGAACGGGACGATTGTGGATGTCACGCCGGTAGAGCGGTAA
- a CDS encoding LemA family protein — protein sequence MSTSNIVMLVILAILILCVLYAIGLFNNLVARRNEITNAFAQVEVQLKRRYDLIPNLVATAKGYLAHERETLEAVISARNNALAGLKAAQAQPGDARNIAQLSLADGVLNSAMGRLSVTLEAYPELKASQAMQQLSEEISSTENKVTFARQVFNDAVLTYNNLKQSFPAVLFAARFGHGADATPLEFADTAAIQQTPQVSF from the coding sequence ATGAGTACTTCCAATATTGTCATGCTGGTCATTTTGGCCATCCTGATTCTCTGCGTTCTGTATGCCATCGGGCTCTTCAATAACCTGGTCGCCCGCCGTAACGAAATCACCAACGCCTTCGCGCAGGTTGAGGTTCAACTCAAACGCCGCTACGACCTGATTCCCAATCTGGTGGCCACCGCCAAGGGTTATCTGGCCCACGAGCGCGAAACGCTGGAGGCCGTCATTTCTGCGCGAAATAACGCACTGGCCGGGCTCAAGGCCGCACAGGCGCAACCGGGAGATGCTCGAAATATTGCCCAACTGAGCCTTGCCGATGGCGTGCTCAACAGTGCCATGGGTCGCCTAAGCGTAACCCTGGAAGCCTATCCCGAACTCAAGGCTTCGCAGGCCATGCAGCAACTGAGTGAAGAAATCAGCAGCACCGAAAACAAAGTGACCTTCGCACGACAGGTGTTCAACGATGCAGTACTGACTTACAACAACCTCAAGCAAAGCTTCCCCGCCGTGCTATTCGCCGCTCGCTTCGGCCATGGCGCTGATGCCACCCCGCTGGAATTTGCCGACACCGCGGCTATTCAACAAACCCCACAGGTTTCCTTCTGA
- a CDS encoding M48 family metallopeptidase encodes MNFFAQQRQAKHRTALLVLLMSLAVLSLITVTSLIFSLDRANDGSDTLVIKWQNITVPASIIIGVVLLGSLAKYAQLLAGGKVIAEELGGRQIDQGGRTLEEQRLLNIVEEMALASGVTVPTVYLLPDEGINAFAAGFTPKDAVIGVTQGAITLLTREELQGVIAHEFSHIYNGDMRLNMHMVAVVSGLLVLGLMGGLILLKVSQGNQRDNRLKIVGLFIGLILCVAGFAGSLLGSLIKAAVSRQREFLADATAVQYTRNPDSIAGALKKIGGYAQGSHINAKRAGEFSHLFFSPGTSSVMERLFATHPDLSERIRRIDAQWDGTFPMVEAAKMPDTRAARTADHSLL; translated from the coding sequence ATGAATTTTTTCGCACAACAACGCCAGGCCAAACACCGGACAGCGTTACTCGTCCTGCTAATGAGCCTGGCGGTGCTTAGCCTGATCACCGTCACCAGCCTCATCTTCAGCCTTGATCGTGCCAACGACGGCAGCGATACATTGGTCATCAAGTGGCAAAACATCACGGTGCCAGCATCGATCATCATTGGCGTTGTTTTACTCGGTAGCCTGGCCAAGTACGCCCAGCTTCTGGCTGGCGGTAAAGTCATTGCCGAAGAATTGGGTGGACGCCAGATCGATCAAGGCGGCCGAACGCTGGAAGAGCAACGCCTGCTCAACATCGTCGAAGAAATGGCCCTTGCCTCGGGCGTGACGGTGCCGACCGTCTATCTGCTGCCGGATGAAGGCATCAATGCTTTCGCGGCAGGGTTTACCCCTAAGGATGCAGTGATCGGCGTGACGCAGGGGGCGATAACACTGCTTACACGGGAAGAACTGCAAGGCGTGATCGCCCACGAATTCAGCCATATCTACAACGGTGACATGCGCCTGAACATGCACATGGTGGCAGTCGTTAGTGGCTTGTTGGTCCTGGGCCTCATGGGCGGCCTGATCCTGCTCAAAGTGAGTCAGGGAAATCAGCGTGACAACCGTCTCAAGATAGTGGGTCTGTTTATCGGTCTGATTTTGTGTGTGGCCGGATTTGCCGGAAGTTTGTTGGGCAGCCTGATCAAGGCAGCCGTCAGTCGGCAACGCGAGTTCCTGGCTGATGCTACCGCCGTGCAGTACACCCGTAACCCTGACAGCATTGCTGGCGCACTGAAAAAGATTGGTGGTTATGCCCAAGGCTCACACATCAACGCCAAAAGAGCCGGTGAGTTCAGCCACCTGTTTTTCAGTCCTGGCACGTCGTCGGTAATGGAGCGTTTATTTGCAACGCATCCTGACTTGAGTGAGCGAATCCGGCGTATCGATGCGCAATGGGATGGCACGTTCCCTATGGTTGAAGCGGCAAAAATGCCAGACACTCGGGCTGCGCGAACGGCGGATCACTCCCTACTATAG